A segment of the Pseudoalteromonas piscicida genome:
GGAGCAACTCACTTCAACACAAGTGCGTTTTAGCGCAGTCTTTGAAGGGGAAGCCGATTACCCAGTTAAAGAATTAGGAATTTGGTCTGGCAGCACTTTGGTTGCGGTATATAGCGCAGGGGGTGAAGTGCTGAATCATAAAAGCAAAGACGTAGCCTGGTTAGAGGTCATTTCGCTAAACCTCGCGGCGCTGCCTTCACAGCAAGTCAGTTTTGAAACAGGTGTGCTTAACACCAATATTTTTATGGCAAAAGAGCTGGCTACGTCTGTGTATGCACATCTTAGACAAGGTAAAAGTCTGATCCAGCAAGCCAACCAAACCATGCAACTGGCGATGCGCCTAAGAAAAGCAAACATAGGATAATACATGACCATAGAATCACAACTTGCCCAGTTGCAACAGGCCGCAACTGAGCAAACCGAAGCAAGTGTTCAACTTGCCAATAATATCACCGAAGGCTTACAGGAAATTGATCAGGTTAAGCAAGATATTGCTCATACCTATCAAACGGTTAATCAGAACAACCAAGCACTGAATGATTGGCAAACTCAGTCTGGCAGCGTCAACCTCAAAGATTTAAACGGCAACAGCCATACACTGCCAACACTGAAATCGCTGATTGCAGATGCACAAAGCGTGAATCCGCATCCTCATGTAATGACCAAAGCCCAGTTTGATGCGCTGCGCGATATGCGTAAACAGCAATATGCGGGAAGTGGGTTTGTGGAGTGGGGTAGGCATTATATTTCTAACAATGAAAGGCTGGTCAATGAAGGGATGAACACGCTAGAAGTGCTCAGTAATATGATTGCGTTGGGTCGAAATATGAATACTTTGTCATTTGGAGACTCTAGAGTCGGTATGCCAGAGGTTATTGTAGATGGTGCTTTGCTAAGGATTGAGTGTGTAAATCAAGTCAATAATGTTAGAAACAATATCCTTTTCCCACCAGCCCCTAATGGCACTAAAACTTATGACTCAGAGTCTGGCACTGTAACCCAGCATAGTAATACCGAAACCGCATTTGCAGCAGAAACCGAGACCAATAAGGTGATCACCTCTCGTAAAGACTTAGTACTTTTGGAATCTTGGCATGAGAAAATTGCTGATAAAGACGTCGTGTATCCACTGGGGAATGTGCAATATGGCGCAAATAACTATAAGGGCATTGCCCTTCGCAATAATCTCGTTGCTCAGGGGTATTCTGCATTCGGTGAATGGGACACTGGTACAAAGGGGCATGGCGTTAAATGGTCATCGCTAACGGAGTCGCAAAAGGCTACTTTCCTTGGAGAGCCCGAGCATAATATTTAATACGACCCAAAAGCCAAAGCGTATATTCAGGTTAGATATCGAATTAGGGTTGTCGAGGGGCATGGTGACAATTGGTATGCAGTTAGAACCAGTGAAGGAGGTGGTTATCTCGATTACTCATCGGGTGAACATATTCGACCTCAAGGTGCTAGGGTTGCTACTGCGTCTGATTGGAGAACGGGCTACCCGCTATACTCTGATAGTGTGCGAGCAGCTGCTAAATATCCATTGGATACATACGATGTGGGTGTTTTTGGAGCCATGTCGAGTTGGACGACGAAAGATGTTAACTCTGGTCATGACGGGAAGTGCTTTGCAATAACAATAGCCCTCGTGCAGCGTTTAAACCAAGGGGGATATCACCCAACATATAATCCATTTGGATGTAGAAGGTTTTTAAAAGCAGGATTAGGTCATGAACCATGGTTTAGAAAAGCGGCTGAAGATATCCTTAGCACATCACAGTGTTTTGATATTGGTGGAGCAATGAGTTATTCCCGAGTTTCAGCAGAGAGTGGTTTCGCTGAGTCTACAAATGGATCGGGTCGTCAAGATGGGTATGCGTATTATGACGTCATTTATGCTGGGCAAGTAATCGATTTGCGCTTATCGGCCAATAAGCTGGATAAAGCGGAGGTATTAGAATCCACATTGCGTCATGCTATTTCAAATCGTTTGCGTGGAGAATCAAAGCCGCTCTTTACTAAAATACACCAAGCAACTATTAGAAATGTGGGCATATCAGGAGGCGGTCGTTGGTTAAAGGTTACGGAGTATGAGCAACTTAAGGATGTAATTACAGATAAACGATATGCTTGTATCTATAACGCCACCAAAAACGAAGTTTATTACATCGCACATATAGACGGAGACGCCGTATATGTATCATTAGATAAATTAGTTCAAAGCCTGCCTTTGAGCTATCAGAACGGAGGTAAAGAGTTTTCGCCACCAATTCCTGAAGTTGATGACATTTTGTATATACTTGATGCGTTTGAACTAAGTGCATCGTTCCATGAAACACCTCAAATAGACCTGTTTGGACATCCTGAAAGCTTGCTCCAACAGTTCCCAGATGGCGTGCAAGGACTTTGGAATGGAACGATAGGTAGTGGCTCAGAATATCAACTCATACCAATCAACCATATTACAGAACAAACAGCTACCACAATGATTGGCCGCGAACCCACATTAACATCTAATCAATGGTCAACGTATGGTGTGGAGTTGAATAATGTTGACGGCAACTGGAAATCCATGTCCACCAATAAAACCGATTTTGTTGGTCTGGTTCACATTACAGAAAAGGCACCTGTCACGAAGGCAAAATCAAGTCATCCTGTAGCGTATGTATCACCATATATATACCAAAGTAACTTTTATCACTTAGACCGAGGTGGTTCCCTGAATAGCTCGCTTATCGGGAAGCGCACTAAGCAAAGTGAAGGGCATTTAGGTGTTGGTTTTACCCCATTAAATAGACACGGACTTATGAGTTGGGGAAGCTTCAAAGTGAATGATGTTATTGGTGCTCAGCCAAAACATGATCCGATACTTCTATACCAAAAAGAGGGCTCTGCAATTAAAGCTCTGACCTCAATTATAGAAAAAAACGGCCTGCTTTACCTTCAATTTCATGGAAGTGAGTTGCAATATCAAAATTATGATGTACAACCAGCGAACTCAAGTATTTCGCAAAGTTATACAAAAGGAAAAGTGTATAGATTCTCAGTAGGTGAGTTCAAAGGTTTGGTTTTGCAAGCATTGACAACTCTTACAGGGATAATGCAAGACGTGACTTACATCAATGAGGAAGGTGAGCTTGTCGGTTTAGTATCAGGCAATGTCGTCTTTAAACCGGTTAACGCAAAAGGCTCTTGGGGCGATGATCAAACCATCCCTATCATCAATGGCGAAAACACCAAAACCGATCTCAACGGCAATACCGTCAAAGTGTTCTGCCATCACACCCTATTCCCAATAGGAATTGCACATAATGGATAAGGAGAGTGCGATGAATACTGAGGCTGAGAACTTCACGGCTGATGCAGTAGAGGCCTTAACGCTGAGCTATACAGACGTGCAAACAAAAATCATGCTGCGTCATCCTCAAGAGCAGATTGACGAAGCGCTACAACTTGCCATTGAGCAAGAAGAAGCGGCATATTGCGAGGCGCATGCCGCGTGGCAGACTGAAACGGCTGAAGTGCAAGCACGGGTAGTAGAGGTGCAAGCGCACAATGTCGCTAACCCAGATGAACCAATGCCTGTGCCACCGCTACCAGCGGAGCCTATAC
Coding sequences within it:
- a CDS encoding phage tail protein: MQSSQFASVVWTTPGLAKLTQALEQGQAFTLTHLSAGSAGYIASHLQTQLRQEQQKVPILQAEQLTSTQVRFSAVFEGEADYPVKELGIWSGSTLVAVYSAGGEVLNHKSKDVAWLEVISLNLAALPSQQVSFETGVLNTNIFMAKELATSVYAHLRQGKSLIQQANQTMQLAMRLRKANIG